Proteins from a genomic interval of Pseudodesulfovibrio nedwellii:
- a CDS encoding DUF6682 family protein, whose translation MKASEIFLLCSGVLQDLANPTGERWPWAITAGVVSMTDLFNSAVREIALQRPDATAHTEAIKLGNGVMQALPVNGVNGASKTALRLIEVIQNMGSDGLTPGEPIFISAKDAMKAFDWTTTGTEIDNYAYDAVANPSTYWVYPGVTTGENVYISMTYSAEPTSITGPDDDVPLPETFAGPIKDWILYQVFAGDNSDANFAKAQHRFNAFYQSLGVKLKADLFYPKQVKVVE comes from the coding sequence ATGAAGGCAAGTGAAATTTTCCTGCTCTGTTCTGGAGTTCTGCAAGACCTCGCCAACCCGACGGGCGAACGCTGGCCGTGGGCAATCACGGCGGGTGTTGTCAGCATGACCGACCTTTTTAATAGCGCAGTCCGTGAGATTGCGTTGCAGAGGCCGGACGCTACCGCCCACACCGAAGCTATCAAGCTCGGCAATGGAGTTATGCAGGCTCTCCCCGTAAATGGGGTGAACGGAGCTTCGAAGACCGCGCTGCGCCTGATTGAAGTCATTCAAAACATGGGTTCGGACGGCCTTACACCGGGCGAGCCCATTTTTATTTCTGCCAAGGACGCGATGAAGGCGTTTGATTGGACCACAACCGGAACCGAGATCGACAACTACGCATATGACGCGGTGGCGAACCCCTCGACCTATTGGGTCTATCCTGGCGTTACCACTGGCGAGAACGTCTACATTTCCATGACGTACTCGGCTGAACCTACTTCCATTACCGGACCTGACGACGACGTACCTTTGCCTGAAACTTTTGCCGGTCCTATCAAGGATTGGATTCTCTATCAGGTGTTTGCTGGCGATAACTCCGACGCCAACTTTGCAAAGGCGCAGCACCGCTTCAACGCTTTTTATCAGTCGCTCGGCGTCAAGCTCAAGGCCGACCTTTTCTACCCGAAACAAGTCAAGGTTGTGGAGTAG
- a CDS encoding N4-gp56 family major capsid protein, translating into MNYGDISPRTAGKACKKFLERGVPLRLIERFADSRPLEKNDTKTQIFRRYNSLAPALTPLTEGVSPSGKTGTKTDVTVNLEQYGDYVELTDVIVDTHEDPVLKEYMGITGEQASETVELVSYGVIKGGTSVFYANGSARTDVNTELTLAVQRRALRGILAMNGKRHTQFLDGSPNHNTSPVGACFIGLCHTDCSSSIRDMTGFIPVAEYGTQQALPGEIGTVEEVRYCASSLYEPFADAGGAKGLMISTTGTSADVYPVIYLAQHAFGVVPLRGKKAITPMVLNPNVPRGGDQLGQCGSVGWKTMYAACILNDAWMARAECCVKL; encoded by the coding sequence ATGAATTACGGCGACATTTCTCCCCGTACCGCAGGCAAGGCATGCAAGAAGTTTTTGGAACGTGGCGTACCGCTTCGTCTCATCGAGCGTTTTGCTGATTCCCGCCCCCTGGAAAAGAACGACACCAAGACGCAGATTTTCAGGCGTTACAACTCCCTGGCTCCGGCCCTGACCCCTCTCACTGAGGGCGTGTCTCCTTCCGGCAAGACCGGGACCAAGACGGATGTAACCGTCAACCTGGAACAGTACGGTGATTACGTTGAACTCACTGATGTTATCGTGGACACCCACGAAGACCCCGTACTCAAAGAGTACATGGGCATCACCGGCGAACAGGCCTCCGAGACTGTTGAGCTCGTCAGCTACGGCGTTATCAAGGGCGGAACCTCCGTCTTCTACGCCAACGGATCAGCTCGTACCGACGTCAATACCGAGTTGACTTTGGCAGTTCAGCGTCGCGCCCTTCGTGGCATCCTTGCCATGAACGGCAAGCGTCACACTCAGTTCCTTGACGGCTCTCCGAACCATAACACCAGCCCCGTTGGTGCTTGCTTTATCGGCCTTTGTCACACCGACTGTTCCAGTTCCATCCGTGACATGACCGGATTCATTCCCGTTGCCGAATACGGCACTCAGCAGGCACTTCCCGGCGAGATCGGCACAGTTGAAGAGGTTCGTTACTGCGCATCCTCTCTCTACGAACCCTTCGCTGATGCAGGCGGAGCCAAGGGCTTGATGATCTCCACTACCGGCACCAGTGCCGATGTGTACCCGGTCATTTATCTGGCACAGCATGCCTTCGGTGTTGTTCCTCTGCGCGGCAAGAAGGCGATCACTCCCATGGTCCTGAACCCCAACGTCCCTCGTGGCGGCGACCAGCTTGGTCAGTGTGGCTCGGTTGGTTGGAAGACCATGTACGCAGCCTGCATCCTGAACGATGCTTGGATGGCTCGCGCCGAGTGTTGCGTCAAGCTGTAG